The Miscanthus floridulus cultivar M001 chromosome 7, ASM1932011v1, whole genome shotgun sequence genome includes a region encoding these proteins:
- the LOC136467414 gene encoding OBERON-like protein codes for MGTSSGANFHQQPPPTQGMLPPRHGPRPSGLQTSLSLASSEQVGSPDVQEPGSNSDPGHDSATESASSKDTWPAEPNQSNGGVAASGVVSKAAEKEKEVANGVSKLQIIRGPSSRAGGMLLREVARERVDLVAEKMKVMPEEHLEEVKNELRSILEGTGGSHHIEEFLYLQKLVQDRDDLTPSMLSVVHHVQLEILVAIKTGIQAFLHPSVTIPHNRLVEVFLYKRCRNIACQSALPAEECRCNVCASRNGFCNLCMCVICNKFDFEVNTCRWIGCDFCSHWTHTDCAIHNGQIGMGQSVKSSIGHAEMLFRCRACQRTSELLGWVKDVFQQCAPGWDRDALLRELEFVCKIFRLSEDAKGRVLFRKCLDLIERLRNAPADSINPRVILQALQELEMDSPKISENEDVGHLITPQEACNRIAEVVQEAVRKMELVAEEKMRLYKKACLAVEACDRELEEKVREAQELKAERLRKKQQVEELESIVRLKQAEAEMFQLKANEARQEAERLQSIALTKSKTAEQDYASMYLKRRLEEAEAEKQFLFEKIKLQENQRPAVVVGSSSGAGGDSAQTMMLSKIQDLLKNVRSMPAKSEGH; via the exons ATGGGGACCTCTTCTGGCGCAAATTTCCACCAGCAACCTCCTCCTACCCAGGGGATGTTGCCTCCGAGGCATGGTCCGCGCCCCTCAGGGTTGCAGACCTCGCTCTCGCTGGCCTCTTCGGAGCAGGTTGGCTCGCCTGACGTGCAGGAGCCTGGTTCAAACTCAGACCCAGGACATGACTCCGCCACTGAGAGCGCCAGTTCCAAGGACACATGGCCTGCTGAGCCGAACCAGAGCAACGGTGGGGTAGCTGCCAGTGGTGTCGTGAGTAAGGCggcagagaaggagaaggaggtggcGAATGGTGTATCCAAGCTGCAGATTATCCGCGGACCCTCCTCCCGTGCGGGTGGGATGCTTCTGCGGGAGGTTGCACGGGAGAGGGTTGATCTGGTCGCAGAGAAGATGAAGGTGATGCCGGAGGAGCACCTGGAGGAGGTCAAGAATGAGCTCAGGTCGATTCTGGAGGGCACCGGAGGTTCTCACCACATCGAGGAGTTCTTGTACTTGCAGAAGCTTGTGCAGGACAGGGATGATTTGACACCATCCATGCTTTCAGTGGTGCACCATGTCCAGCTTGAGATCCTTGTTGCAATCAAGACTGGGATACAGGCCTTTCTGCACCCCAGCGTTACCATTCCACACAATCGCTTGGTGGAGGTCTTCTTGTACAAGAGGTGCCGGAACATTGCTTGCCAGAGTGCTCTCCCTGCTGAGGAATGCAGATGCAATGTGTGTGCTAGCAGGAATGGCTTTTGCAACCTGTGCATGTGTGTGATCTGCAACAAGTTTGATTTTGAGGTCAATACATGCCGTTGGATTGGTTGTGATTTCTGCTCTCACTGGACACATACAGATTGTGCAATTCACAATGGCCAGATAGGAATGGGACAATCAGTGAAAAGCAGCATTGGTCATGCTGAAATGCTTTTTAGGTGCCGGGCTTGCCAGAGAACCTCAGAGCTTCTTGGTTGGGTTAAGGATGTTTTCCAACAATGTGCTCCTGGTTGGGATAGGGATGCTTTGTTACGTGAGCTTGAGTTTGTTTGTAAGATATTCCGTTTAAGTGAGGATGCAAAAGGGAGAGTGTTGTTTAGGAAATGTCTAGATCTGATTGAAAGGCTGAGGAACGCTCCAGCTGATTCCATCAATCCTAGGGTGATACTACAAGCACTCCAAG AGCTTGAGATGGACTCCCCCAAGATCTCTGAAAATGAAGATGTTGGGCATCTGATCACACCACAGGAAGCCTGCAACCGCATAGCAGAGGTAGTCCAAGAGGCTGTGAGAAAGATGGAGCTCGTCGCTGAAGAAAAGATGCGACTTTACAAGAAGGCCTGTCTTGCCGTGGAGGCCTGCGACCGAGAGCTGGAGGAGAAGGTTAGGGAAGCCCAGGAGCTGAAGGCGGAGCGTCTGCGTAAGAAGCAGCAGGTGGAGGAGCTGGAGAGCATCGTGCGGCTGAAGCAGGCGGAAGCGGAGATGTTCCAGCTGAAGGCGAATGAGGCCCGGCAGGAGGCGGAGCGGCTGCAGAGCATTGCGCTCACCAAGTCCAAGACTGCCGAGCAGGACTATGCCAGCATGTACCTGAAGCGGCGGCTGGAGGAGGCGGAGGCAGAGAAGCAGTTCCTTTTCGAGAAGATCAAGCTGCAGGAGAACCAGAGGCCAGCTGTGGTTGTGGGCAGCAGCAGCGGCGCTGGAGGGGACTCTGCGCAGACGATGATGCTATCCAAGATTCAGGACCTGCTCAAGAACGTCCGCAGCATGCCAGCAAAGTCGGAGGGTCACTAG
- the LOC136463937 gene encoding plasmodesmata-located protein 8-like: MHLLISCLAAVFFLPVDAAPGTFVYAGCSPSRYAPNTAFESNLNSLLASMASTASSGATYSSFTSGAGPEAEAEAESESATADGAGAASAAYGLYQCRGDLRPGECVACVRDTVARLGAVCAGATAASLQSDGCYVRYGAARRNLVGRADDTSVAYHRCSAGTSGDAWLLRSRDAVLSDLQGGVDATAAASSGGGYKVSASGPVQGVAQCLGGVGAADCTACLAQAVAQVHGTCGAALAADVYLVQCSVRYWTNANYVRSSQGNPEDDTGRTVAIAIGISAGVAALVVFISFLRKACSS, translated from the exons ATGCACCTGCTCATCAGCTGCCTTGCGGCCGTATTCTTCCTCCCCGTCGACGCCGCGCCGGGAACGTTCGTTTACGCAGGGTGCTCGCCGTCCAGGTACGCGCCCAACACGGCGTTCGAGAGCAACCTCAACTCCCTCCTGGCATCCATGGCATCCACCGCGTCCTCCGGCGCCACCTACAGCAGCTTCACCTCCGGCGCCGGCCcggaggccgaggccgaggccgagtcCGAGTCCGCCACGGCTGACGGCGCCGGCGCGGCATCGGCCGCCTACGGCCTGTACCAGTGCCGCGGCGACCTGCGCCCGGGCGAGTGCGTGGCGTGCGTGCGCGACACGGTGGCGCGGCTCGGCGCGGTGTGCGCCGGCGCGACCGCGGCGTCGCTGCAGTCGGACGGGTGCTACGTGCGGTACGGCGCCGCCCGGCGCAACCTCGTCGGCCGCGCCGACGACACCTCCGTGGCGTACCACCGGTGCAGCGCCGGCACGAGCGGGGACGCCTGGTTGCTCAGGTCCCGCGACGCCGTGCTGTCGGACCTGCAGGGCGGCGTGGACGCCACCGCGGCGGCTTCGTCGGGCGGCGGGTACAAGGTGAGCGCCTCGGGCCCCGTGCAGGGCGTCGCGCAGTGCCTCGGCGGCGTCGGGGCGGCCGACTGCACCGCGTGCCTGGCGCAGGCGGTGGCGCAGGTCCACGGCACGTGCGGCGCGGCGCTCGCCGCCGACGTGTACCTGGTGCAGTGCTCCGTGAGGTATTGGACCAACGCCAACTACGTCCGATCGTCGCAAG GTAATCCTGAGGATGACACTGGGAGGACCGTGGCGATAGCAATCGGTATCTCGGCGGGGGTAGCAGCACTCGTGGTGTTCATCTCTTTCCTCAGAAAAGCAT GCTCAAGCTAG
- the LOC136463936 gene encoding uncharacterized protein: MDNSSENPPKIHGTTYDLVLSRNRPPEHHLNPTGKLPKMTFPTFDGTDLKIWITCTEDYFEMYSIDPSIWIQCSRMQFLGQAKRWIQSMTDQLKTMKWSEFYQAMHTRFDRDQHEFLLRKMNRIHQISFVQDYVDRFSELVDQLKAYDSSTSALRYITRFLDGLHSEIRSIILVQRPDSLDTAYTLALLQEEAAESSRRCDFKPWNPKAGYPLLPRQDRLPAGVDDKPVLNQKPLDKELTDLKAYRRARGLCGHCREKWNREHKCVPQSGSPCSGRAICSFLT; the protein is encoded by the coding sequence ATGGACAATTCCTCTGAAAATCCCCCTAAGATTCATGGTACTACATATGATTTGGTGTTGTCGCGCAATCGCCCACCTGAACACCACCTTAATCCCACTGGCAAGCTGCCTAAAATGACCTTCCCAACCTTTGATGGCACCGATCTCAAAATCTGGATCACATGCACTGAAGATTACTTTGAGATGTACTCTATTGACCCTTCCATTTGGATCCAATGCTCTCGCATGCAGTTCCTTGGCCAAGCAAAACGTTGGATCCAGTCTATGACTGACCAACTGAAGACCATGAAATGGTCTGAATTCTATCAAGCCATGCATACCCGTTTTGATCGCGATCAACATGAGTTTCTCCTTCGCAAAATGAACCGCATCCACCAAATATCCTTTGTCCAAGATTATGTTGATCGTTTCTCTGAGCTAGTTGACCAACTCAAAGCCTATGATTCATCCACCAGCGCCTTGCGTTACATTACTCGCTTCCTAGATGGCCTGCATTCCGAAATTCGTTCTATCATTCTTGTTCAGCGTCCCGATTCCCTGGATACTGCGTACACTCTGGCATTGTTGCAGGAAGAAGCAGCGGAGTCATCCAGAAGATGTGATTTCAAGCCATGGAATCCGAAGGCGGGTTATCCTCTACTGCCCCGTCAAGATCGCCTGCCCGCTGGGGTGGATGACAAGCCTGTTTTGAATCAGAAGCCACTGGACAAGGAGCTGACCGATCTCAAGGCTTACAGGCGTGCACGAGGGTTGTGTGGTCACTGCAGAGAAAAATGGAATCGTGAACACAAGTGTGTGCCACAAAGTGGATCTCCATGTTCTGGACGAGCTATATGTTCTTTTCTCACCTAA